DNA sequence from the Thunnus maccoyii chromosome 7, fThuMac1.1, whole genome shotgun sequence genome:
AGTTTTATGTTTGAAAAGTATGCAGTCCTTTGACAGTCCAGGGTTGAGAATATGAAAAGATTGGCAAAAAAGTGTGAACATGAGCAACAAGAACAAACTACACCTGAAACAAGTTACAAACTGCTACTAAACGAGGCCTTAAAGGATTTAAGGTCTgacttaaaacaacagtcaggagcccaaatgaacattttaacaacttttgcttgctgtaattattcctcctgttcatactgacaattAGAAGATCTCCTCCAAATGTGCTGGCAATGTAattgatggaggacaaaatccacagtcctcgttttgaggaaaaaatgtatttaaaagtttatctgaagataatattaggcttcagccatctgagttcatcaaataaaatggatatgtgtcaaagttacagtctgtttagtaAAAAAATTCCCCCTATGTGTCTTGATGAACAGTATTTTCCTGTTGAGTTGCAGTTGAAGTATAGAAACAAAAGAAGGagtttggcactaaaaagacagtatcgttgaaagatatttaattgatttgattcattCGACTGGAATAAAGCTTCATTTTCAGCCTCAGAGATACATTTTCATACGGAAGGATGACTGTGGATTTAGTttcccatcacttacaatgaaagtgcattatgaacggatctcttaatggccagtattaACAGGACGAAtcattacagcaagaaaaatgtgtttcactgttaattTTACCATccgactattgttttaagacagacttgaaaaattgtggacctatcctttaattggatatttttagattatttttctacatttcaaATACATGCAAACGTGGAAAGCATGTTAGCAACATGCAAGTTAAGGTCAAGGAAAATATTGCAGTGTATTgcagtatcttttttttaatttatcattcTATCCAGACAGGTTCTACCGCCCTGTTCTTCGCCTCCCAGCAGGGACACAATGAGGTTGTCAAGCTCCTCTTTGAATTTGGTGCCTCCACTGAATTCCAGACAAAGGTATGCTGCAGGGCAACATGACGTGTATCATTCTTTATAATACAGGGTGTGATGGAGAATGCTCAGATACTATCATCTCAGACAATGATTCATGTGCATTATGTAGCAGTAAGCAGACAAAAAACTACTCTGGGGACTTAACAGACGTTCTCTCTGCAACATGTCATTCCCCATagtctatttttctgtttacgCTGTAGTTGAATGAACTTGTTACTAAAAATAGACTGCTGATGCCACTGCcagcttgtttttgtgtttttgtggcaGGATGGTGGCACAGCTCTAACCGTGGCCTCTCAGTACGGACACTCCAAGGTGGTGGACACGCTGTTGAAGAACGGAGCCAATGTTCATGACCAGCTGAATGTGAGAAACCCTCACATCCacatcttcttcctctcacGCCTGCCTCCTCTCACTGCCAGTACTCCCTCATGCTTTTTTAATCCTGCTTGTCTGACAGGAACAGGATGCTTAGTTGCACACAGTGTCCCAGCAGCTGGAATCCAGTCTCTCAGCTTTCTGCGGACTGCTGAGTCAGACACGACTGACATTTGGCAGGATTATTGTTTGTCCTCATGCGGGGGGAAACAACCTGGCTGTACAGACTCACGTCTATAAAATAGTAGTGATAAAGGAATATGCTATTAATAGCCTCTTTGTTTAGTTGGAATGTTTTTCTCGCAGGTTTTTCAGCATCCAAATATTAGCCTCTGTATGAGatgattcttttatttttaggaTGGTGCCACCTCTCTTTTTCTCGCCGCCCAAGAGGGTCATGTGACTGTGATTCGTCAGCTGTTGTCATCCGGTGCCAAGGTTAACCAGTCGAGGGAGGTAATGTTGCATTTTGAAGGATTTAAAGGACACGGTCACAGAGTGTCTCCCTCTTTAGATCACAGCTCTTTTTTCACATCTCTTCACGTTAATATTGATCTTTATTCTCACCTTCTCCCCCTTTATGTCCTTTTTCACTGCATCCTCCCCTCATCCATGTGTTTTCCAGGATGGCACTGCCCCCCTGTGGATGGCAGCTCAGATGGGTCACAGTGAGGCGGTGAAGGTGCTTCTCTTACGCGGTGCAGATCGAGATGCTGACAGACAAGTATGTTCTTTTAGGATTATTAAAGCAAACACAGTAAAGAGAAGGGGATGAGGATATCCCCAGTAGCATAATGGTTTAGGCACACACCACAGACCCCCCTCATTTCTGTCTGCTGCCCTACAATCAATTCTCTAATAagagtaaaaatgtcaaacaaataaTCTTAAACAAAAgatgttttgattattgattggTCCTCCTGTCTCTTACTTTGCCATTTTTTGCACCTTCTATATTGTCCAACAAGGATCATTACAGTCTCAGTTTAGTTATCTTATTAAGATTTCTCTGTTTAGCTTCCAAAATCCagatgagagaagagaggagttgTGTGCTAATCTGTGTCGCTATCAATTATCACTGTCTGGTCCCAACATTTAAGCTTTATGAGCAGCAACTGTTTATCAGACCTTTCTGCCTCAAGTTTCACCACTGAGGCTACATACATCTTATTGGAGGAGGTTGTTGGACCATATGCAGCCAGAGATAAAAGTCTGCAGACACTACTCAGGGTTGGAAAATTGCTGCCAccttgtttgcatgttttttttttaagaaataatgtAATCTACTCTAATTTACAGCTGATATTTTCCTAAAAAGATGCTGGAATTTATCATCAATCAAAGATAAAGCAATTAAGGACAGTGCTCCTTgtaatacacagtaatacaTCATGAAGaatcacatttaaagaaactaaaTGTGACCACAGAGTCAGTTTGTTAATAATGCAGCAATAgcatttaattgtatttttgttattacaTACACTGTGTaagtaatttaaatattttaatgctttttcttctgtttctcgAGGACGGATCAACAGCGttatttaaagcagctataaagGGACACAACAGCGTCATCGAGGAACTCCTCAAGTTTTCTCCTTCACTTGGCCTTCTCAAGGTAAAAGATACTGTCATGGATGTAGTTCTATTTTTAATACTGACCCCACAGCACTGGATAAAAAGCAGGTTTTTGGATTTGTTAGTTACTGGAGGATACATGTCTTTATTTGTTGTCTCCAGAATGGCTCGACTGCCCTTCACGCTGCTGTTATGGGAGGAAATCATCGCactgttctgctgctgctgggggcCAACGCAGACCCCACACTGCCCAACAAGGTAGAGAGCACTTGGATTTGGAAGATGAGGTGAAAAACATGCGGAACATAGGTAGATAATTTCAACTCATTTCctcatgtgtgttttgcagaatAATGAACTCCCAGCAGATCTCACAAAAAGCGATCGCATCCTAAGAGTTTTACATCCAAAAATCTTAAATGGTGACAGCTGATGACAATCCAGACTCCTGCCTTCATGCCTGCCTGTACTACACTGATGTGTACTGAGGGGAAACGACAACAACACAGTGTCAAATCTACTAAAACTCacaatatgtacagtacatggtGTTTGCTTTTGATTGCATCTGAAATGAAGCTGTCGTATGTTGAATAAACCTGGATTAAATGTAGAGTAACACAAATAATGTGCAACCAAAACGCATTTGTCTGCCATGTGCATCATCTCCTTTACGCTGACGTtctacagtatatgcatttatttttgtttacacCAGGTGTTGTAAGATTTATAGGTATTTTGCACACTTCTCATTTGcctttttaataaatgtaataaaatgtaaatgtgttaattaatgcCAAAGTGGCAATGTGCATGTTTATTTGATGTACGAGGATTAagtaattttattattaaagcCACATAAGCCTAAACAGGCTTTGCAGGAAAAATATCaagttacaataataaaataataatgagatATTGCATATTGTAGTAATATCACTTAGTTATAATTGCTAATATTCATTAGAGTTCAGTCTTTACAGTTGTACACCTGTGTCTCGCCTGCATTGTGGTTAGATTGATTTAATTCCCATTTTTTCAGCAatgtaaaatgattaattataaatatttatatctataGAGTTGCCTTGAATgattatacagtaggttatCTCTTTTTAAAAGCCCAATATGTCAAAGATGACAATGttgtccccctccactcaaaaatatgtttttcttcttgctcctacggttggatgtttgagcctcactgtgcagaatgatgtgtttgacactagagggctgtttttacattcatctgctgaaagtggaaagtttctttgtgttcattgaaaatctatttttaagaGGCCAGTCTAcgagtatgatttgtgacatcacaaatagtttggagccaatccctgtagaaatgtgatgtggaaaaaaagtatccagtgcaaaaacacagaatggacaaaaacacagaatggacagtgaagtaggaaacatcatgtatccagcagttcaacttctgaaatgaaatacatttgcatatttatagattctagtttttttttctgggagaAGGAGTAAATGCTATTTTTTACAAGataattgaaatgtttttgtggaaaaaccatatcagacacacattattattcaaagtagagtatttgATACACATCTCAAAACATGCCTGAGGGGTATCTTTAAAGATGACGCTGTCACGTGGCCACCGCGGAAGCGACAGGCAGCTTTTTGT
Encoded proteins:
- the ankrd29 gene encoding ankyrin repeat domain-containing protein 29 isoform X1, giving the protein MVASYSGHYECVKELIMQGAEINYQRETGSTALFFASQQGHNEVVKLLFEFGASTEFQTKDGGTALTVASQYGHSKVVDTLLKNGANVHDQLNDGATSLFLAAQEGHVTVIRQLLSSGAKVNQSREDGTAPLWMAAQMGHSEAVKVLLLRGADRDADRQDGSTALFKAAIKGHNSVIEELLKFSPSLGLLKNGSTALHAAVMGGNHRTVLLLLGANADPTLPNKNNELPADLTKSDRILRVLHPKILNGDS
- the ankrd29 gene encoding ankyrin repeat domain-containing protein 29 isoform X2, giving the protein MSFKKETPLANAVFWAARKGNLALLQLLLNSGRVDADCRDSYGTTALMVASYSGHYECVKELIMQGAEINYQRETGSTALFFASQQGHNEVVKLLFEFGASTEFQTKDGGTALTVASQYGHSKVVDTLLKNGANVHDQLNDGATSLFLAAQEGHVTVIRQLLSSGAKVNQSREDGTAPLWMAAQMGHSEAVKVLLLRGADRDADRQDGSTALFKAAIKGHNSVIEELLKFSPSLGLLKNGSTALHAAVMGGNHRTVLLLLGANADPTLPNKNNELPADLTKSDRILRVLHPKILNGDS